From the genome of Roseivivax sp. THAF197b:
GCCGCCAGCTCATCGAGCAGCGACTGATAATCCTCGGTATCGACGACGACATTGACGAAGCCGTGGTTCTTGGCCGCCGCCCGGATCATCGCGGGCCCGCCGATATCGATGTTCTCGATGGCCTCGGCGTAATCAGCGCCTTTCGCGACCGTGGCCTCGAACGGATAGAGGTTCACCACCAGCAGATCGATCTCGGCGATGCCGTGCTCGGCCATGGCACCCGTATGGGCCTCGTTGTCGCGCAGCGCCAGAAGACCGCCATGCACCGCCGGGTGCAGCGTCTTCACGCGGCCATCCATCATCTCGGGAAAGCCCGTCAGCTCTGAGACATCGCGCACGTCAAGGCCCGCCTCCCGCATGGCCTTTGCGGTGCCGCCGGTCGAGACCAGCTCGATCCCGCGCGCGGCCAGCGCCTGGGCGAGGTCAATGAGACCGGTCTTGTCGGAGACGGAAAGAAGGGCGCGGCGAACGGGATGAAGATCGGTCATGTTGGGTCCTGCTGTGGCTCGGTCGGCTCGTCGTCCGGCTCGTCCCGCGCGAGGTCGCGGATGGCGATCGCCGTCTCCTGCGCCTTGGCGAGGGACCAGCGGACGCGCGTCGCATACTCTATCGCGCGGCCGGATAAAACGACCTGTTGCGTCCCACGCGGCCGCAATCGCCCTTTTTCGAGGTAAACCGACGGCTCAAGCGTCAATTCGGCGTTCGAATCGTGCCGGAAGACCCAGATTTCGCCCGAGCGCAGGGCCATGGACACCGCCGCCCCTCCCAGATCGACCTCGGCATCGACCTCCGGATGGAGGTGAAACCGGATCTGGAAGGGCAGACCTGACAGGGAGACGGCATCCATGCGCTTGTCGAAGCGGGCCTTCTCCGCCTTCTCGACCGAAAGAAGCAGGTCCTCGCCCACGACGCCGCGGCCATCGAAGGTCATCTCGAGCGTGCGCGCATGGGTCAGACCGTGGGTCGAGACGTAGCCGTCATGCGCGCCCTGAAAGGTCAGCCCGTCGCTTGCGCGGCTGATCTCGACGGGCACCTTGGTGGGCACATCCACGAGCATTTCGCGTTTGGCCGCGCCGACGAAGCCCGCAGGTCCCAATCGCGCCGAGGAATAGCCATCGAGACAGAGGGTGGAATGCGAGGGCGTCGCGCGTCCGGCCTGGCGCCAGGCCTCGCCGAAGACGGCGCCCGAGCCGCAATTGACGATCAGCGGGCGACGGCCCGAGGTTAGCTCGAAGGCCAGCGTCGAGGCATGCGCGTTGAACGAGGCGAGGCCCATCGGCGGCGGGGCAGCATCGACGATAAGGCTGGTACGTCCCGCCGACAGGCGCGCGAAGCCCATCGCAAGGCCGGAGGCCTGCCGCTTGCGGATGCGCGAATCGGCCAGCGCCTGGTCGAGCCGCCCGTCGATCCCGCGTCCGCCGCCGTGAAACCGCGCGAGCCCGCCATCGGAATGGCGCAAGGCCCTCAGGGTGGGCGCGATGCGCGCGATGGCGGCCTCATGGGCCTCGGCAGGGCGTTGATCCGCCTCCTCGAGCGCGTTCTGCGCCCAGGTCAGCAGCGTGAAGATCTCCAGAAGTTCGGCGGGATTGCGCGTGGCCACACCGCCCTGCGCGTCGATCCGCGTCTCGCATTCCCGGCCCAACGCGGCGCGGGCGGGCTGCGCCTCGGCCTCCATGCCCCTGAGTGCGAGGCCCGCGTAAAGCAGCCCGGTCAGCGCCTCGAACCGGCCAAGGCCGGGCGCGCTTGCGGTCCAGCGGCGCGACAGGAAGATCGCGTGGGCGGCGAGCGCGGAATAGAAGATGCCGCTTTTCTCCGAGGTCTGCCCCGAAAGCAGGAACAGCGCGTGGTGGATGAGGCGGATGAGCCGACGACCCGCCAGATCCGGCGTCCAGCCCGGCCCGGCCCCGCGCCCGTAGCGGTCGAACCAGTCCCAGACCCAGGCCTGTGCGGTGCGGCGGCTTTTGGGCTCGCCCACCGCGGCCAGATCGTCGAGCCAGTGAAAGCCGTGCAGTTCTTCCTCGAAGGCGGCATCGGGGGCCTCGAGCGTCCAGGGCGAGTGATCGGGCGCCTGCACCAGATGGCCCGCGAACAGAAGGTTGCCCGCCGAAAGCTGCCGCCCCCGCGCGAAAGACCCGACGCTGCGCGGTTCGGGGCGCGACACGAAGCCCGTCGCGGCGCGTGTGCGGGCCGCGCGTCTGGCGTGATATCGGTTCAGCAGGCGGCTCGATTTCGCCTGCCAGCGCTCCAGAATGGACATGCCCTGCCTCTTGCGGCCCCTGCGGCCCGTCATTGCCCCATGTGATACCGCCAAGGGCGCGCCAAGTCACCCGCGATTCACCGAAGGCCTGCGCCTTGGCGGGACCACGCAAACGGGCTGCACGAAAAAGCGCCCGGGTCGGGAACCCGGGCGCTTCCTCTTGGCCATGAGAGCAGGGAGAAGTTTACTCTACGGAGGCCAGTTCCTTGGGCAGGCGGAAGGTCCAGAGCATGCCGCCCTGATTGAGGTAGTTCACCTTCTTCGCGACCTCACCACCCCAGAGCGGAACAGCGCCGCCCCAGCCCGAGATGACGGAGACGTATTGCTCGCCGTCCTGCTCCCAGGTGACGGGCTGACCGACGATGCCGGAGCCGGTCTGGAAGGACCAAACCTCTTCGCCGGTTTCGTCATTGAGCGCGATGAACTTGCCCTCGGGCGTTCCGAAGAACACGAGGCCACCCGCAGTGGTCATGACACCCGACCAGAGCGGCGCGTCGTTCTTGTATTCCCAGACCACTTCGCCCGCATCGGGGTCGATGGCCTTGAGGCTGCCGATATGGTCCTCGTAGTTGGGCTTGATGGTGAAGCCTGCGCCGAGATACGCGGCACCCTTCTTGTAGGTGATGGGCTCGTTCCAGATATCCATGCCCCACTCGTTCGAGGGCACGTAGAAGTTGCCGGTGTTCTGGGAGAAGGCCATCGGCATCCAGTTCTTGCCACCCAGGAAGGAGGGCGATGCGAAGATCACCTCGCCTTTCTGGCCGTCGGTCGCCGCCGCCGGATCGCCCGGGCGGTTCTCCTCGACGAAGATCGGGCGGCCGTTCTCGTCGATGCCGTCCGCCCAGGAGATGTCCTTGACGAAGGGCGTGGCCGACACGAAGGCACCGTCTTCACGGTTCAGCACGTAGAAGTAGCCGTTCCGGTCGGCGGTGGCGTAGCGCATGTTGCCGTCGCGGTCGGTATAGGCCACGACCTCGTTCACGCCGTCATAATCCCAGCCCTCGCGCGGGGTGGTCTGGAAGTGCCACTTGATCTCGCCCGTCGCGGGGTCGATGCCGAGGCGCGAAGCGGCATAGAGGTTGTCGCCCGCATTGCCATCCGTGGGCGTGCCCGCATTGCGCAGGTGGCTGTTCCAGGGCGCGGGGTTGCCCGTGCCGAAGACCAGCGTGTCGGTATCGGCATCGTAGGAGCCACCGAGCCAGGTGGCGCCGCCACCCGTCTTCCACATATCGCCCGGCCAGGTCGCATTGAGCTCGCCGGTCATGGTGCTTTCTTCGCCGTTGAGCGTGCCCATGTGGCCTTCGATCACCGGGCGGGTCCAGACCATCTCGCCGGTTTCGGCGTCGCGCGCCTGCACTTCGCCGACGATGCCGAACTCGCCGCCGGAATTGCCGGTCACGATCAGCCCGTCCACGATGAGCGGTGCCGCGGTGTAGGAATAGCCCGCCTTGTAATCGGCGATCTTGTCGCGCCAGACCACGTCGCCGGTCTTCAGGTCGAGCGCCACGATGCGGGCATCGAGCGTGCCGAAGTAGATCTTGTCGCCGTAGATCGCGGCACCGCGGTTCACCACGTCGCAGCAGGGCAGAATGCCTTCGGGCAGACGCGCGTCATACTGCCAGAGCTCCTGCCCGGTCTTCACGTCGATCGCGTAAAGGCGCGAATACGACCCGGTGATATACATGATGCCGTCATAGATCAGCGGCTGGGTTTCCTGCCCGCGCTGCTTCTCG
Proteins encoded in this window:
- a CDS encoding PQQ-dependent methanol/ethanol family dehydrogenase codes for the protein MNKFIAAVTLSVMAAAGAVQAQVTEAMLANDQATTDQIVTNGMGRHLQRYSPLDTINTENVKNLVPAWAFSLGGEKQRGQETQPLIYDGIMYITGSYSRLYAIDVKTGQELWQYDARLPEGILPCCDVVNRGAAIYGDKIYFGTLDARIVALDLKTGDVVWRDKIADYKAGYSYTAAPLIVDGLIVTGNSGGEFGIVGEVQARDAETGEMVWTRPVIEGHMGTLNGEESTMTGELNATWPGDMWKTGGGATWLGGSYDADTDTLVFGTGNPAPWNSHLRNAGTPTDGNAGDNLYAASRLGIDPATGEIKWHFQTTPREGWDYDGVNEVVAYTDRDGNMRYATADRNGYFYVLNREDGAFVSATPFVKDISWADGIDENGRPIFVEENRPGDPAAATDGQKGEVIFASPSFLGGKNWMPMAFSQNTGNFYVPSNEWGMDIWNEPITYKKGAAYLGAGFTIKPNYEDHIGSLKAIDPDAGEVVWEYKNDAPLWSGVMTTAGGLVFFGTPEGKFIALNDETGEEVWSFQTGSGIVGQPVTWEQDGEQYVSVISGWGGAVPLWGGEVAKKVNYLNQGGMLWTFRLPKELASVE
- a CDS encoding heparinase II/III family protein, translated to MSILERWQAKSSRLLNRYHARRAARTRAATGFVSRPEPRSVGSFARGRQLSAGNLLFAGHLVQAPDHSPWTLEAPDAAFEEELHGFHWLDDLAAVGEPKSRRTAQAWVWDWFDRYGRGAGPGWTPDLAGRRLIRLIHHALFLLSGQTSEKSGIFYSALAAHAIFLSRRWTASAPGLGRFEALTGLLYAGLALRGMEAEAQPARAALGRECETRIDAQGGVATRNPAELLEIFTLLTWAQNALEEADQRPAEAHEAAIARIAPTLRALRHSDGGLARFHGGGRGIDGRLDQALADSRIRKRQASGLAMGFARLSAGRTSLIVDAAPPPMGLASFNAHASTLAFELTSGRRPLIVNCGSGAVFGEAWRQAGRATPSHSTLCLDGYSSARLGPAGFVGAAKREMLVDVPTKVPVEISRASDGLTFQGAHDGYVSTHGLTHARTLEMTFDGRGVVGEDLLLSVEKAEKARFDKRMDAVSLSGLPFQIRFHLHPEVDAEVDLGGAAVSMALRSGEIWVFRHDSNAELTLEPSVYLEKGRLRPRGTQQVVLSGRAIEYATRVRWSLAKAQETAIAIRDLARDEPDDEPTEPQQDPT